One genomic segment of Nothobranchius furzeri strain GRZ-AD chromosome 10, NfurGRZ-RIMD1, whole genome shotgun sequence includes these proteins:
- the LOC139072094 gene encoding uncharacterized protein, giving the protein MQVYWNMLEKKRKQLEREQMELNTVHATQHSLIQHFRHIQLDLRDLMSQVSSQMKLMRNSWIRPALSIVHMHPEGSVKTLWDSRVEGYIVLRDLDLYLTKLARDFLLLASKPLS; this is encoded by the exons ATGCAGGTCTACTGGAACATGCTGGAAAAGAAGAGAAAACAGTTGGAGAGGGAGCAGATGGAGCTGAACACTGTGCACGCCACCCAGCACAGTTTAATCCAGCACTTCAGGCACATTCAGCTGGATCTACGGGACCTGATGAGCCAAGTCAGCAGTCAG ATGAAATTAATGAGGAACTCCTGGATTAGGCCGGCACTTAGTATTGTACACATGCACCCAGAGGGAAGCGTGAAAACGTTGTGGGACAGCCGAGTGGAGGGCTACATCGTCCTGAGGGACCTGGATCTTTACCTCACAAAGCTGGCAAGAGACTTTCTTCTGTTGGCTTCAAAACCGCTCTCATGA